From the Cryomorphaceae bacterium genome, the window GTTGTCTTCTGTGACCACGCAGGCGTTTTCGCCCGGCTCTGAGTAGTGGAAATAGATGATTTTCTTCTCGGGATCTATGCGCTCAGGGCTGTAAAATGGCTTGAAGATTATCTCGCGGTCAATCAGTATTTTATTGAGCGTTTTGGCAAAGTCTTTCACCCCAAAAATGACGGAACCCGGCGTGGCAAACACCACGTTGGTATTGTCGCGCACTCCTTGCTTTCGGAAGTATTCCTCAGCGAGGTACATAATTTTTTGCGGCGCGCCACCACAGCGAATGGGGGTAGAAGGTTGTGTAAAAACGGCATTTCCGCCTTTAAAGCGCTGCAGAACCTCCCAGGTGTGTTTGGGGTCGGTGTAGTTGCTGCATACATCGCCTTTGCCCAGCGCTTCTGACAACCCCGGCAGCAAATCGGGCCGGTTTTGCACACCGATGCTCACTATCAGGTAGTTGTACGTGAAGTCTCCGGAATTTCTTGTGATTACCGCATTGTTCTCCGGGTCAAGCTTTTCTGCGTAGTCTTTGATCCAGTCCACATCGGGCGGAATAACTGAGGCCTCCTTGCGGATGGTTTTGTCAAAGTCGAAAGTACCCGCTCCAACCAATGTCCACGCGGGTTGGTACTGGTGCTTTTCCGAAGGCTCTATCAGGCCAATGGTAAGTTTCTTGTTTTTTCGTCGAAGCTGAGCGGCGGTCATAATGCCGCCGGTTCCACCTCCAATGATTAGCACTTCATAGTGTGTCCTGGCCATCTCGATAGTTTTTGTTGAGGTGAAGGTGGCGGTTTTGTTCGACACACGCGGTAACAGGGGTTACACAAGCAGGGCAAACGCAGGTAGATAAGAGTCTATGACTGGCATTCATTCTCTTAGCGCCCATTGCACCTCCCCGCCCGCCCGCAGAAGGCGGGCCTGTCCGCAGAAGGCGCAAAGTTGGCAAGGGTAGACCTCACATTCTAAAATCAAACTTCGTCTTCGTTAAACGCAATCAATTTAAAATGTGTTTGCTCTATTACACAAGCCTCATGAGAGGCGCTTTTTGAGCTTTTCAATGGTTGCAGCCGCATTGCCGATATAAATATCGTTATCTACCACAAAAACCGGGCGTTTCAAAAAGGTGTACTCGTCGAGTATGAGTTGTTGATAGTCCTTTTCGGTCAACTCTTTTTGGGCCAGCCCCATGGCTTTGTACTTCATGGCCCGTCGGCTGAAAAGCGCTTCATAGGATCCTGCCCGCTCTTTCATTTCGTTGAGCTGCGCGGGTGTAATTTTTTCGTGTTTGATGTCTTGCTGAACAAAACCATCGAGCTTAAGGTCGTTCATAATGCGTTGACATGTGCTACAAGTGGAGAGAAAATAAACCTTCTTCATGGCGGTAAATCGTCAAAAAATGGGAAACTTTGAGGCCCAAATATCTGCAAAGAAAATTGGTAACCCAAGAAAGCGATATTCGATCCAAGCTGGGCTTCCGGCGCATTATGATTCCGGTTGTTATCGGGTTGGCGGTGGCTACCTATTTGCTGGTGAGCAACCTCAACGAGGTTCGCTTTGAGGCGGTAGAGCCCGGCACAGGCACCTATGAGTGGCTCAACCCCGAAGGAGATTTGCAGCCCGATGTGTACGACGAAAAAAGTTTCGCCCCCACCGAAGGCGGAGATTACATCCGTCTGACCTATCGGGAGATTTTGCGCAGCCTTGACTGGAGCTGGTATTCTGCGTTCTGGTTTTTTATGGCCCTGTGCTGTGTGGCTGCGCGCGACGCCGGATATATGTACCGCATACGCGTGCTCACTGACAAGGCATTGTCGTGGCGAAAGTCCTTTGACACCATCATGCTGTGGGAGTTTGCGTCCGCGCTCACCCCATCGATAGTGGGGGGTTCGGGCATTGCGCTCTTTATATTGAACAGGGAAGGCATCAAGATGGGGCGAAGCACGGCGGTGGTGATGGTTACGGCGCTACTCGATGAGCTTTTTTACATCACCATGGTTCCGGCTATTTTGCTGCTGATTGGCACGGGGCAGCTGTTTCCGGTGAACATGGAGAAAGAGTTGTTGGGCATCACTTTTGGCACGCAAGGCATTTTCTGGCTGGGCTACTTTTTTATTGTGATGCTCACCACCATCATCGCACTGGCTGTATTCTGGCGACCGCGATTGTTCAAGTTTGTGCTGCTCCAGATTTTCCGCCTTCCTTTTTTACGAAGGTGGCGCTATGATATTATCGCGCTGGGAAATGACATCATCATCACTTCGCGCGAGCTGAAAGGGAAATCAAAAGGATTTTGGGCACGGGCGCTCGGGGCCACATACTTTAGCTGGACTGCCCGTTTTTTGCTGGTAAACATGCTTATCATGGCCGTGATTCCCGTTTCTGACCACTTCCTTTTGTACGGAAGGCAGCTGGTGATGTGGGTCATTATGCTCATCAGCCCTACTCCCGGCAGCAGCGGATTGGCCGAATTTGCCTTTACAGGTTTTCTGGCCGATTTCATTCCGCTCGGACTGGCCGGTGCCCTTGCTTTTATCTGGCGATTGCTCACCTACTACATTTACATCTTTATTGGCGTCATTGTGCTTCCACGGTGGTTGCGCAGAACGGCCATTGAAATACGCCGTAGAAAATCCCAACCCAAACCAGAGTCTTTTTAGAACCTTACCTTTGGGCACACATTTAATTCAAGCATTCACAAATGAAATTCGGAACCAAAGCCATACACGCGGGTGTAGAGCCCGATCCTTCCACCGGAGCTATCATGACTCCTATTTTTCAAACCTCAACCTACGTACAGGAAAGCCCCGGAAAACACAAGGGCTATGAATACTCTCGCACCCAAAACCCTACCCGAAATGCACTTGAGCGCAGTCTTGCTGCCCTGGAAAACGGCAAACACGGTCTCTGTTTTGGCTCTGGCCTGGCTGCCATTGATGCCGTATTGAAAAGCCTTCGCCCCGGCGATGAGGTGGTTTCAACCAACGACCTTTACGGCGGCACGTACCGATTATTCGACAAGGTGTTTGCTCCCTTCGGACTCAAATTTCACTTTACCTCTATGAGTGACCCCAAAAAGGTAGAGGAGCTGATGAATGAAAAAACCAAAATTATTTGGGTCGAGACGCCCACCAACCCCATGCTCAACATCATTGATATTGAAGCCATGGCCGCCATAGCAAAGAAAAACGGTTGTTTGCTGGCGGTGGATAACACCTTTGCGTCGCCCTATTTGCAGAACCCGCTCGATTTGGGTGCGGACATCGTGATGCACAGTGTAACCAAGTACCTCGGTGGTCACTCTGACGTGGTAATGGGCGCGCTGGTGTGCAACGACGATGCGCTCGCCGAAAAACTCTATTTTCTTCAAAACAGCAGCGGTGCCGTGCCTGGCCCTCAGGATTCTTTTTTGGTACTGCGAGGCATCAAAACCTTGCACTTGCGTATGCAACGCCACTGCGAAAACGGCAAAGCAGTTGCGAATTATCTGGCCGGCCATCCACGGGTTCAAAAGGTGTATTGGCCCGGATTCGAAAACCACCCCAACCACGATGTGGCCAAGCGGCAAATGCGCGACTTTGGCGGGATGTTGTCCTTCAGCCTGAAAGACGATACGCAGGATGCAGCTTTCAGAATCCTTGAGAAAACGCGTGTATTTACGCTTGCGGAGTCGCTTGGCGGGGTTGAGTCGCTAACAGGCCATCCTGCCTCCATGACCCACGCTGCCATTCCACGCGAAGAGCGCCTCAAAGCCGGATTGGTGGATAGCCTGATACGTTTGAGCGTTGGTGTTGAGGACATAGAAGATCTGCTCGAAGACCTGAAGCAAGCGCTGGCTTAGTTTTAGAATTCCAATATTGGCCAAGGCTATCATTGCAAATGGTGGCCCGTTTGCTTATATTTGCAACATTACCTGCAAATCACCCCAATGAAGTATTTAAGCTTAACTCTCGGCGCTCTCCTTGCATTGAGTGCTGTCAACCTTTTTGGCCAAAACAGCCATCATCACCATGATGGAACCATACATCCTTGCCATACAGACGAGCGAACTGAGCAACTCCTGCAGGAAAATCCTGAGTGGATTCCACTGGTTGAAGAAGCCAACAATGAACTAGAGCGCTTTACCCGCGAATTTGAAGAGAGTGGTGCTGCCGGAGAGCGAAGCGTGAAAATCATTCCTGTGGTTTTTCACGTGATTCACGCCAACGGCCCGGAAAACATTAGTGCAGAGCAGATTGAGGATTGCATACGCATTATGACCGAGGATTTTACACTTCAAAACAGCGATATTTCGCTTGTTGTGCCTGCTTTCCAAAACATTACTGCTGATGTAGGTGTAGAGTTCCGCCTTGCCAAACTCGACCCTAACGGAAACTGTACCAACGGAATAGTTCGTGTTGAGAATCAGGCAACATTTAATGGCGGCGAAAACCTCAAATCCATTTCGCCGGCATGGCCCAGAGCCAAATACATGAATGTTTGGGTTTGCAACAACATCTCAGGCAATGCCGCGGGATATACCTATACGCCCGGAACTGTAGCCGGCCCCTGGGGAGCTGCTGCCGACGGTATTGTTGTTCAGCACAGCTATGTGGGAAGCATTGGTACAGCCAATTCCACTACAAGCCGAACCATGACCCATGAAGTTGGGCATTGGATCAACCTGCGTCACCCCTGGGGTGGTTCCAATACTCCCGGCCTCGCAAGTAATTGTGACATAGACGATGATGTTGCCGATACGCCAAACACCATCGGATGGACATCCTGTAACCTCAATGGATCATCATGTGGCTCGCTGGATAATGTGCAGAATTTCATGGAATACTCATTCTGCTCCAGGATGTTCACCAACGGACAGCGCACACGGATGCTGGCTGCACTGAACAGCAACACGGCCAGCCGAAGCAACCTATGGACTGCCAACAACCTGGCAGAAACCGGGGTTTTAACAGATGGCGTGCTTTGTAATGCGAAGTTT encodes:
- a CDS encoding NAD(P)/FAD-dependent oxidoreductase: MARTHYEVLIIGGGTGGIMTAAQLRRKNKKLTIGLIEPSEKHQYQPAWTLVGAGTFDFDKTIRKEASVIPPDVDWIKDYAEKLDPENNAVITRNSGDFTYNYLIVSIGVQNRPDLLPGLSEALGKGDVCSNYTDPKHTWEVLQRFKGGNAVFTQPSTPIRCGGAPQKIMYLAEEYFRKQGVRDNTNVVFATPGSVIFGVKDFAKTLNKILIDREIIFKPFYSPERIDPEKKIIYFHYSEPGENACVVTEDNKINEQLVGDTVIAVPYDMLHLAPPQSAPELIRNSPLAHQEGPHKGWMEVDINSLQHPRYANVFGLGDSAALPTAKTGAAIRKQAPVVVGNILHMMENSGGLSNLKYEGYSSCPLVTGYGKMVLAEFKYGNVRDSDPLISKFVNTAKEQWSMWVLKKYGLPFMYWNMMLKGRM
- a CDS encoding UPF0104 family protein — translated: MVTQESDIRSKLGFRRIMIPVVIGLAVATYLLVSNLNEVRFEAVEPGTGTYEWLNPEGDLQPDVYDEKSFAPTEGGDYIRLTYREILRSLDWSWYSAFWFFMALCCVAARDAGYMYRIRVLTDKALSWRKSFDTIMLWEFASALTPSIVGGSGIALFILNREGIKMGRSTAVVMVTALLDELFYITMVPAILLLIGTGQLFPVNMEKELLGITFGTQGIFWLGYFFIVMLTTIIALAVFWRPRLFKFVLLQIFRLPFLRRWRYDIIALGNDIIITSRELKGKSKGFWARALGATYFSWTARFLLVNMLIMAVIPVSDHFLLYGRQLVMWVIMLISPTPGSSGLAEFAFTGFLADFIPLGLAGALAFIWRLLTYYIYIFIGVIVLPRWLRRTAIEIRRRKSQPKPESF
- a CDS encoding cystathionine gamma-synthase is translated as MKFGTKAIHAGVEPDPSTGAIMTPIFQTSTYVQESPGKHKGYEYSRTQNPTRNALERSLAALENGKHGLCFGSGLAAIDAVLKSLRPGDEVVSTNDLYGGTYRLFDKVFAPFGLKFHFTSMSDPKKVEELMNEKTKIIWVETPTNPMLNIIDIEAMAAIAKKNGCLLAVDNTFASPYLQNPLDLGADIVMHSVTKYLGGHSDVVMGALVCNDDALAEKLYFLQNSSGAVPGPQDSFLVLRGIKTLHLRMQRHCENGKAVANYLAGHPRVQKVYWPGFENHPNHDVAKRQMRDFGGMLSFSLKDDTQDAAFRILEKTRVFTLAESLGGVESLTGHPASMTHAAIPREERLKAGLVDSLIRLSVGVEDIEDLLEDLKQALA
- a CDS encoding arsenate reductase, translating into MKKVYFLSTCSTCQRIMNDLKLDGFVQQDIKHEKITPAQLNEMKERAGSYEALFSRRAMKYKAMGLAQKELTEKDYQQLILDEYTFLKRPVFVVDNDIYIGNAAATIEKLKKRLS